One region of Paenibacillus polymyxa M1 genomic DNA includes:
- a CDS encoding 3' terminal RNA ribose 2'-O-methyltransferase Hen1 has protein sequence MHITLKATGNNAGMISHLLAKNPYNTYDRTEKGARVRMVYTVFTEEEAEIVIQASPDSIDLVKNSPDSYDITQYINDREFVTSSLFCTYIRGALGTALNDKPKEDYAAWVKHPFALELSFGPVASDLPDAVVEGLFAPLGYQVTIERGEADYSFQLKNRSTVRYVTLSGHQTVQYALRQLLLLIPVLDNYKHYYISEEEFDKLRRYGEGWLSAHPLRELIIRRTLHFTNLIEQFEQSDSAATRTEKHAIQEQKHNHEQDQQQEQSLEEGTQQPTVRLNELRYQAIMDVIRKLPRRQKIVDFGSGEGKLSARMARMKGIEEIWAVEPSAYAQVRAVERFAKLERHADAIRPTPMMGSLFYYDEQLRGKDVMILCEVIEHVDEHRLNRVMDTIVTEYQPGVLIVTTPNREYNEVYRMDQQELRHGDHRFEWSRSEFRERCEQWIEEAPYSLALEGIGEEVEGFGQPTQMAVFTRRKEPKNS, from the coding sequence ATGCATATCACGCTAAAAGCAACCGGAAATAATGCCGGGATGATTTCGCATTTGCTTGCCAAAAATCCCTATAATACGTATGATCGCACGGAAAAGGGTGCGCGTGTACGCATGGTGTACACCGTGTTTACCGAGGAAGAGGCAGAAATCGTCATTCAGGCTTCGCCAGATTCGATAGATTTGGTCAAAAACAGTCCAGATAGCTATGATATTACACAGTATATTAATGACCGGGAGTTTGTAACCAGTAGCTTGTTCTGTACCTATATTCGCGGCGCGCTTGGCACGGCCCTGAACGACAAACCCAAGGAAGACTATGCAGCATGGGTGAAGCATCCTTTTGCACTGGAGTTATCGTTTGGGCCTGTTGCGTCGGATTTGCCAGATGCTGTGGTGGAGGGACTATTTGCGCCGCTGGGCTATCAAGTGACCATAGAACGAGGGGAAGCGGATTATTCTTTTCAGCTGAAAAATCGAAGCACCGTCAGATATGTCACGCTAAGTGGTCATCAGACGGTGCAATATGCGCTGCGTCAGTTATTGCTGTTGATTCCAGTGTTGGATAATTATAAGCACTACTATATTAGCGAAGAAGAGTTTGACAAGCTGAGACGTTACGGTGAAGGCTGGTTGTCAGCGCATCCGCTACGCGAGCTCATCATTCGACGCACACTTCATTTTACCAACCTGATTGAGCAATTTGAGCAATCTGATTCTGCTGCTACACGGACTGAAAAACATGCGATCCAAGAACAAAAGCATAATCACGAACAGGATCAGCAGCAAGAACAGTCACTGGAGGAAGGGACGCAACAGCCTACTGTACGGCTCAATGAGCTGCGGTATCAAGCCATTATGGATGTGATTCGCAAGCTGCCCCGAAGACAGAAAATCGTAGATTTTGGTTCAGGGGAAGGGAAGCTTTCGGCTCGGATGGCTCGAATGAAGGGCATTGAAGAGATTTGGGCGGTGGAGCCGTCTGCATATGCACAGGTGAGGGCGGTGGAGCGTTTTGCCAAGCTGGAAAGGCATGCTGATGCAATTCGCCCTACACCTATGATGGGCTCTCTCTTTTATTATGATGAGCAATTGCGGGGAAAAGATGTGATGATCCTGTGTGAGGTCATTGAGCATGTGGATGAGCATCGTCTGAACCGGGTGATGGATACGATTGTGACAGAATATCAGCCGGGTGTGCTGATCGTGACGACTCCCAATCGAGAATATAATGAGGTGTATCGTATGGATCAGCAAGAGCTGCGGCATGGCGATCACCGTTTTGAATGGAGCAGAAGCGAGTTTCGTGAACGATGCGAGCAATGGATTGAGGAAGCTCCCTATTCATTAGCGCTGGAAGGGATCGGAGAAGAGGTCGAAGGCTTTGGACAACCGACCCAAATGGCTGTATTTACGCGCAGAAAGGAGCCGAAGAATTCATGA
- a CDS encoding polynucleotide kinase-phosphatase: MSISSERTINLPHAGLVVLVGASNSGKTTLLDRLVSEGILLKTEVVSSDHFRQLVGDTEFIDWSGLPRLESDVLFYEYQQMSAKAFEAMDTILAMRCRLNKLTVVDATHLYAEDRQKYVQLAAKAHVPVMALVLDVPESVLLERDSGRAHPRGRQRVKQQTQLLKRNLRGIREEGFDACYVLKDVEKVNFARCAQPLFHDMGAGIDIIGDIHGCYREMLEVIERLGYMEDTEGLYHHPEGRRLVSVGDVMSRGPESLLAVQFWKKHVDAGLAYMIDSNHGWKIGRYLDGRKVTLNHGDERFAEEMVQYEQKAGKVAAEQLRGELRDFLLHAPSHLIFGRNGLRHVVVTHAGIKDHFIGKQSARISDYCRYGDTEGQDADGKPIRKDWFVDHESGEIVVWGHDPRPQPTLVNQTVNIDQGVVFGGMLTAYRYPEKEFVSVPAHENYANDPDSPLVRWQRKRFSPPNLRKLIAGYSVLTESYGEVRVQGESVKTAIDTVSHVTVPMEELVYIPPTMSPAPKVSGEEGYLEHPREALAYYRSQGVQTMVAEKKHMGSRAILLLFKNELAAVEYVGYPTLGTIYTRSGRPFFESGFGKQVLEKLNADLVDAGYFEQNQTDFVLLDAEIVPWNLKARELIAAQYAHVGEAALLDRSKLVDKLKQAKVAGREVGDWLEEMEQKYGNAVTFQEAFQKYCWDVDGLDEIRIAPFHTLAHSGQTFFDQSHIWHMEHNRELAGLSSIFMETEYRVITDETSEEEVIRWWNEMTEDGHEGIVIKPERFLMKNRDKMIQPAIKVRGRKYLHIIYGMDYLVPENLKRLKQRRTNKKERHALMEGALGMEGVERFVRKDTVERIHECVLAALSLESEPIDPRL; the protein is encoded by the coding sequence ATGAGCATTTCATCCGAACGAACGATTAATCTACCGCATGCTGGACTGGTTGTGTTGGTAGGGGCCTCGAATAGTGGTAAAACCACTTTACTGGATAGGCTGGTGAGCGAAGGGATTCTATTGAAAACGGAAGTGGTATCCTCAGATCATTTTCGCCAGCTGGTCGGAGATACGGAATTTATAGACTGGAGCGGACTTCCAAGGCTGGAATCGGACGTGCTGTTTTATGAGTACCAGCAGATGTCAGCCAAGGCGTTTGAAGCGATGGATACCATTCTGGCTATGCGCTGTCGTCTGAATAAGCTGACGGTTGTGGATGCCACCCATCTGTATGCTGAGGATCGCCAGAAATATGTACAGCTGGCAGCCAAGGCACATGTACCTGTGATGGCTTTGGTGCTGGATGTACCCGAATCTGTGCTACTGGAACGTGATTCAGGCCGGGCGCATCCGCGTGGCCGCCAACGGGTCAAGCAGCAGACGCAGCTGTTAAAGCGGAACCTGCGCGGTATCCGGGAAGAAGGCTTTGATGCTTGCTATGTCCTCAAGGATGTAGAAAAGGTTAACTTTGCCCGTTGTGCTCAGCCGCTGTTTCATGATATGGGTGCAGGCATTGATATCATTGGTGACATTCACGGGTGCTACCGTGAGATGCTGGAAGTGATAGAGCGGCTCGGATATATGGAAGATACGGAAGGACTATACCATCATCCAGAAGGCAGAAGACTGGTGTCTGTCGGAGATGTGATGAGCCGTGGCCCAGAATCGTTATTAGCAGTGCAGTTCTGGAAAAAGCACGTGGACGCTGGACTCGCCTACATGATTGACAGCAATCATGGCTGGAAAATCGGTCGTTACCTTGATGGAAGAAAGGTAACTCTCAATCATGGAGATGAACGATTCGCAGAGGAAATGGTTCAATATGAACAAAAAGCGGGCAAGGTAGCAGCGGAACAGCTTAGAGGCGAGCTGAGGGATTTTCTACTACATGCACCCTCTCATCTTATTTTCGGCAGAAACGGGTTGCGGCACGTAGTTGTGACTCATGCGGGGATCAAGGATCATTTTATTGGCAAACAGTCGGCGCGTATTTCTGATTACTGTCGTTATGGAGATACGGAAGGTCAGGATGCAGACGGAAAACCAATCCGCAAAGATTGGTTCGTAGACCATGAATCGGGAGAAATAGTAGTATGGGGACATGATCCGAGACCGCAGCCTACCCTTGTCAATCAGACGGTGAATATTGATCAAGGTGTGGTATTTGGTGGTATGCTGACCGCTTATCGTTATCCGGAAAAGGAATTTGTCAGCGTTCCGGCTCATGAGAATTATGCGAATGATCCCGATAGCCCACTTGTCCGGTGGCAGAGAAAACGGTTTTCCCCGCCGAATTTACGTAAGCTCATCGCTGGTTACAGTGTGCTGACGGAATCGTATGGCGAAGTGCGCGTACAAGGAGAATCGGTCAAAACCGCTATAGATACCGTGTCACATGTGACGGTACCGATGGAGGAACTGGTGTACATTCCGCCCACGATGAGTCCTGCCCCCAAGGTTTCCGGAGAGGAAGGTTATCTGGAGCATCCGCGTGAAGCGCTAGCTTATTATCGCAGTCAAGGCGTACAAACGATGGTAGCGGAGAAAAAGCATATGGGTAGTCGGGCGATTTTGCTATTATTCAAAAACGAACTGGCTGCTGTTGAATATGTAGGCTACCCGACATTGGGCACGATCTACACCCGAAGCGGACGACCCTTCTTTGAGTCAGGCTTTGGGAAGCAGGTGTTGGAGAAGCTGAATGCGGATCTAGTGGATGCCGGATATTTTGAACAGAACCAGACGGATTTTGTGTTGCTGGATGCGGAAATTGTACCGTGGAATCTCAAGGCTCGGGAACTGATTGCTGCACAGTATGCGCATGTGGGTGAAGCAGCTCTGCTGGATCGCAGTAAGCTGGTAGACAAGCTGAAGCAGGCGAAGGTTGCAGGCCGAGAGGTTGGAGACTGGCTGGAGGAAATGGAACAGAAATATGGCAATGCCGTAACGTTCCAAGAGGCTTTTCAAAAATATTGCTGGGATGTGGACGGTCTGGATGAAATTCGTATTGCACCGTTTCATACACTGGCCCACAGCGGACAGACGTTTTTTGACCAATCTCATATTTGGCATATGGAGCACAACCGGGAGCTGGCAGGACTGTCCTCTATATTTATGGAGACAGAGTATCGTGTCATCACGGATGAAACAAGCGAGGAAGAGGTCATTCGCTGGTGGAATGAGATGACAGAGGATGGTCATGAGGGCATTGTGATCAAGCCGGAACGCTTTTTGATGAAAAATCGGGACAAGATGATTCAGCCTGCAATCAAGGTGAGAGGCCGGAAGTACTTGCACATCATTTACGGTATGGATTATCTTGTCCCTGAGAATTTAAAACGTCTGAAGCAGCGTCGAACGAACAAAAAGGAGCGTCATGCCTTGATGGAAGGAGCGCTTGGCATGGAGGGCGTGGAACGTTTTGTCCGCAAGGATACGGTGGAGCGTATACATGAATGCGTCCTGGCCGCGCTATCTCTGGAATCGGAGCCGATTGATCCGAGATTGTAG
- a CDS encoding TatD family hydrolase has protein sequence MDRSTPLIDIGVNLMHRSFHADREQVVERAAAVGITPLIITGTSVRSSREAAQYAARYPGQLYATAGVHPHDAKNCSTDTIQQLRQLAVQPQVVSIGECGLDYNRDFSPRDVQRRWFGEQIQLAGELHMPLFLHERDAHEDFVAMLREHQELVDKAVVHCFTGTAQELHTYVEMGLYIGITGWICDERRGKHLRELVRDIPLDRLMIETDAPFLTPRNLPVKPKEGRNEPVYLAHIAATIAECTGRSMMEIEIATTETAKRFFGL, from the coding sequence ATGGATAGGAGTACACCGTTGATTGATATTGGTGTGAACTTGATGCACCGTTCGTTTCATGCAGATCGGGAACAGGTGGTCGAGAGAGCAGCGGCTGTAGGGATTACACCGTTGATTATTACTGGAACCAGTGTTCGCAGTAGTCGAGAGGCCGCTCAGTATGCAGCGCGTTATCCTGGTCAGCTGTATGCTACAGCTGGCGTGCATCCCCATGATGCCAAAAATTGCAGCACAGATACGATTCAACAGCTCCGCCAACTCGCGGTTCAGCCGCAGGTCGTATCCATAGGAGAATGCGGGTTGGACTATAACCGTGATTTTTCTCCGCGTGATGTACAGCGCCGATGGTTTGGAGAGCAGATTCAACTGGCGGGTGAGCTACATATGCCGTTATTTCTGCATGAACGAGATGCGCATGAGGATTTTGTCGCTATGTTACGAGAGCATCAAGAGCTTGTCGATAAAGCGGTGGTGCATTGTTTTACTGGTACTGCTCAGGAATTGCATACGTATGTGGAAATGGGACTGTATATCGGTATCACAGGCTGGATCTGTGATGAACGGCGCGGCAAGCATCTGCGGGAGCTGGTCAGGGATATTCCATTGGACCGGTTGATGATTGAAACGGACGCTCCATTTTTGACCCCGCGTAATTTGCCCGTGAAGCCCAAAGAAGGGCGTAATGAGCCGGTGTATCTCGCTCACATCGCCGCTACGATTGCCGAGTGCACAGGCCGCAGCATGATGGAGATCGAAATTGCGACGACGGAAACGGCCAAACGTTTCTTCGGATTATAG
- a CDS encoding ECF transporter S component gives MNTNVRASKGLKLTDILVTIVISVVFGLVYKIWGPAYDLMKPFGMHAEQLMYGMWFMAGTFAYLIIRKPGVAILAEVAAATVSAFLGSEWGMSTLYYGLLQGLGAELFFAIFLYRNANLWIASLAAAGAAVTSLILDFSYGYIDQLSTWNYVLYIGFRMIGSIVIAGIFAFYLAKALEVTGVTRSLRPATEQDYKGLD, from the coding sequence ATGAATACGAATGTAAGAGCGTCCAAAGGACTGAAGCTGACTGATATTTTGGTCACGATTGTAATCTCCGTGGTGTTTGGGCTGGTCTACAAAATATGGGGACCTGCCTATGATTTGATGAAACCATTCGGTATGCACGCCGAACAACTAATGTATGGCATGTGGTTTATGGCTGGCACGTTCGCTTATCTCATCATTCGCAAACCGGGTGTTGCGATTTTGGCAGAGGTGGCCGCGGCAACCGTCAGTGCTTTTTTGGGAAGTGAATGGGGCATGTCCACCTTGTACTATGGTCTGCTGCAAGGCTTGGGAGCGGAGCTGTTCTTTGCGATTTTTCTGTATCGGAACGCCAACCTGTGGATTGCTTCACTAGCTGCGGCAGGAGCTGCTGTCACTTCTCTGATTTTAGACTTCAGCTATGGGTATATTGATCAGCTATCGACCTGGAACTATGTTTTGTATATTGGATTTCGGATGATTGGCAGTATTGTGATTGCTGGAATATTCGCTTTCTATCTGGCTAAGGCATTGGAAGTAACCGGCGTTACGCGAAGTTTGAGACCGGCAACGGAACAAGATTATAAGGGGCTGGATTGA
- a CDS encoding ABC transporter ATP-binding protein: MSPANEDVVASITRLRLKFPGEQELLFHNMSLSVRKGEKLLLLGPSGCGKSTLLQVLSGLIPRTIEVPMKYDAAVIPSLSGIVFQDPDTQFCMSYADEELAFVLENKQVPREQMPSRIRELLMQVGLPTDDIHLPIASMSQGMKQRLAIASVLAMEPEVLFLDEPTALLDEEGTTQVWDTIRNISADQTLVIVEHKINKIVQDVDRIVVLSDQGEMIADGRAEDVFHVHRQALSEYGVWYPGIWDESSSPRWRESVTQQKDGGHTDSPSTSAPTTDLLELEHFSGLRGLSTVIYVEQAQVKPGDWIGVVGENGAGKSSLLLSMMRLLHTQGRYCVCGAEAGNTEQLAERIGFAFQNPELQFVANTVRRELEYSLPKSLFTAEQCRERVDRMLIQFGLERLDERHPYQLSLGQKRRLSIATAMIREPEVLLLDEPTFGQDARNTFVMLDMLEQLRAAGTAIVMVTHDPEIVRRYCTDVWRIQKGELQYEPVLSSS; encoded by the coding sequence ATGAGCCCGGCCAACGAAGATGTGGTGGCTTCGATCACCCGTCTTCGGTTGAAATTCCCCGGTGAGCAAGAGCTGCTTTTTCACAATATGTCCTTATCTGTTCGCAAAGGGGAAAAGCTGCTGCTACTGGGGCCGAGCGGATGCGGCAAATCAACGCTGCTTCAGGTGCTGAGCGGTCTGATTCCACGCACGATAGAAGTGCCTATGAAATACGATGCTGCCGTGATCCCGAGTCTCTCTGGTATTGTATTTCAAGATCCCGACACACAATTTTGTATGTCATATGCAGACGAGGAACTGGCTTTTGTATTGGAAAATAAGCAGGTTCCAAGGGAGCAGATGCCATCCCGCATTCGCGAGCTGCTAATGCAGGTTGGTCTTCCAACGGATGATATACATCTGCCCATTGCCAGCATGTCACAAGGAATGAAACAGCGGCTGGCGATTGCATCGGTGCTGGCTATGGAGCCGGAAGTGCTTTTTCTGGATGAGCCGACAGCCTTGTTGGACGAGGAGGGCACGACACAGGTGTGGGATACCATTCGCAACATTTCGGCAGACCAGACGCTGGTGATTGTAGAGCATAAAATCAATAAAATTGTCCAGGATGTGGATCGGATTGTGGTGCTTTCTGATCAAGGAGAAATGATTGCGGACGGAAGGGCGGAAGACGTATTTCATGTGCATCGGCAGGCATTATCCGAGTATGGCGTGTGGTATCCGGGGATATGGGATGAATCGTCTTCGCCGCGTTGGAGAGAGTCTGTGACGCAGCAGAAAGATGGAGGGCATACGGATAGTCCGTCCACCTCAGCACCTACAACGGATTTGCTGGAGCTAGAACATTTTAGCGGACTCCGGGGTTTGAGCACAGTCATTTATGTGGAGCAAGCGCAGGTGAAGCCTGGCGACTGGATTGGCGTGGTCGGTGAAAACGGGGCTGGCAAAAGCTCGCTTCTGCTCTCTATGATGCGTTTACTTCACACGCAGGGTCGTTATTGCGTGTGCGGAGCTGAGGCAGGCAATACGGAGCAACTGGCTGAGCGTATTGGGTTTGCATTTCAAAATCCAGAGCTGCAATTTGTAGCGAACACCGTACGAAGGGAACTGGAATATTCGTTACCCAAGAGCCTGTTTACAGCTGAACAGTGTAGGGAACGAGTGGATCGAATGCTTATACAGTTCGGACTGGAGCGGCTGGATGAACGCCATCCGTATCAGCTTTCGTTGGGTCAAAAAAGGCGGTTGAGTATTGCTACGGCTATGATCCGGGAGCCGGAAGTGCTGCTGCTGGACGAACCGACTTTTGGGCAGGATGCGCGTAATACCTTTGTCATGCTGGATATGTTGGAGCAGCTGAGAGCGGCAGGCACGGCCATTGTGATGGTTACGCATGACCCGGAAATTGTCCGTCGATATTGTACCGATGTATGGCGGATTCAGAAAGGGGAACTACAGTATGAGCCTGTCCTTTCCTCATCATGA
- a CDS encoding energy-coupling factor transporter transmembrane component T family protein, whose protein sequence is MSLSFPHHETWLHRVNPGLKLVMFSLLFVIVIVIHDPNVMFNVACAMLLLLVWSGHPWKRLLLYGSPFILVFISTSTGMMMFGKGVTTWWTWGLIHITQESFFRGMHLGFRALSMAAAGLLFGLTTRPVSLFYSLMQQWKLPPKYAYSFLAAMRLMPMMLEEFQALRHAHRIRGLHQHVSKWNMYATLRRYAIPLLAQSIRRAQRIAIAMEAKGFANETKRTYYYAIGYSAVDIIFIFYFVVLLMLAWGLGTCFPYVGVWDVR, encoded by the coding sequence ATGAGCCTGTCCTTTCCTCATCATGAAACATGGCTGCATCGCGTAAACCCGGGCCTAAAGCTCGTGATGTTTTCCCTGCTGTTTGTGATTGTTATAGTCATCCATGATCCGAACGTTATGTTTAATGTTGCATGTGCTATGCTGCTGTTGCTTGTCTGGTCAGGCCATCCATGGAAGCGGCTGCTCCTGTACGGATCCCCCTTTATATTGGTGTTTATTTCAACCTCAACAGGCATGATGATGTTTGGCAAGGGAGTGACGACCTGGTGGACATGGGGCCTGATCCATATTACGCAGGAAAGTTTTTTCCGAGGCATGCATCTGGGCTTTCGTGCACTGAGTATGGCCGCGGCAGGGTTGCTGTTTGGTTTAACGACTCGTCCGGTGAGCCTTTTTTATTCACTGATGCAGCAATGGAAGCTCCCTCCCAAGTATGCATACAGCTTTTTGGCAGCTATGCGGTTGATGCCGATGATGCTGGAGGAATTTCAGGCTTTGAGACATGCCCACCGTATTCGAGGTTTACACCAGCATGTGTCCAAATGGAATATGTACGCCACGCTCCGCAGGTACGCCATTCCGCTACTCGCTCAAAGTATCCGGCGTGCACAGCGCATTGCTATTGCCATGGAAGCGAAGGGTTTTGCTAATGAAACCAAGCGCACGTATTATTATGCGATCGGCTATTCGGCTGTAGATATTATATTTATTTTTTATTTTGTGGTGCTGCTGATGTTGGCTTGGGGACTTGGTACCTGCTTTCCTTATGTAGGGGTATGGGATGTACGTTAA
- a CDS encoding methionine ABC transporter ATP-binding protein produces the protein MITLHQVNKHYTTSSGLFHAVQSVSLQVEEGEIHGIIGASGAGKSTLLRLMNVLERPDEGNVVVNGEDLTRMPEKRLREARRSIGMIFQHYHLVHNRTVSGNVAMPLELAGVAKKERAERVRECLQFVGLADKAEQYPAQLSGGQKQRVAIARALANRPAVLLCDEPTSALDPQTTADILGVLREINRELGVTIVIVTHDMDVVRNICTHVSEMRDGQLLSTQRVADAAVGSTAKAGEADE, from the coding sequence ATGATTACGCTGCATCAGGTAAACAAGCATTATACCACCTCAAGCGGCCTATTTCATGCGGTTCAATCCGTGTCCCTTCAAGTGGAGGAGGGGGAAATTCACGGTATCATAGGTGCCAGCGGTGCCGGCAAATCTACGTTGCTACGGTTGATGAATGTATTGGAAAGACCGGATGAGGGAAACGTGGTTGTGAACGGGGAAGATCTGACTCGCATGCCGGAAAAACGTCTCCGTGAAGCTCGGCGATCCATAGGGATGATTTTTCAGCATTATCATCTTGTTCACAATCGGACGGTAAGTGGAAATGTAGCAATGCCGTTGGAACTGGCAGGTGTCGCGAAAAAAGAGAGAGCAGAACGCGTGCGCGAATGCCTGCAATTCGTCGGTTTAGCGGATAAGGCAGAACAGTATCCGGCACAACTGAGCGGAGGCCAAAAGCAACGTGTGGCGATTGCCAGAGCACTGGCGAATCGACCTGCGGTGCTGCTTTGTGATGAGCCGACCTCAGCCCTTGATCCGCAGACGACTGCGGATATTCTAGGCGTGTTACGGGAGATCAACCGTGAACTGGGAGTTACCATTGTAATCGTCACGCATGATATGGACGTGGTACGCAACATTTGTACCCATGTATCAGAAATGCGGGATGGACAGCTGCTTTCAACGCAACGTGTAGCTGACGCTGCGGTAGGTTCAACAGCGAAAGCAGGTGAAGCTGATGAATGA
- a CDS encoding methionine ABC transporter permease: MNEMLSIIAQYQSEIWKAIGETFIMVGISIAAAVLLGLPAGTILYLCGKGQKYENRLLFTILNSVVNVIRSFPFLLLVVFMIPFTRLVVGTALGTMAATVPLSVVAIAYYSRLVEQSLLEVPKGVIEAATSMGASTLQLIFKFLYVEARSGLVLGLTTSTISFISYSTVMGIVGGGGVGDFAIRYGYQRFETGLMAFTIVVMIIFVQTIQFTGSTISRRIDKR, encoded by the coding sequence ATGAATGAAATGCTAAGCATCATTGCGCAATATCAGTCTGAGATATGGAAAGCCATCGGAGAGACGTTTATCATGGTGGGGATTTCCATCGCAGCAGCTGTACTGTTAGGGCTTCCGGCAGGAACGATTTTGTATTTGTGCGGCAAAGGGCAAAAATATGAAAACCGACTGCTCTTCACCATTCTGAACAGTGTGGTCAATGTCATCCGCTCGTTCCCGTTTTTGCTGCTCGTCGTGTTTATGATTCCATTTACACGTCTGGTCGTAGGGACGGCGCTGGGCACGATGGCTGCTACGGTTCCCTTGTCAGTGGTGGCCATCGCCTATTATTCGAGGCTGGTGGAGCAGTCATTGCTTGAGGTGCCCAAGGGTGTGATTGAAGCCGCTACTTCTATGGGAGCATCCACCCTCCAGCTTATTTTTAAATTTCTATACGTGGAAGCCCGTTCCGGGCTAGTACTGGGTTTGACCACGTCCACCATAAGCTTCATCTCCTACTCCACGGTGATGGGCATTGTGGGCGGCGGCGGGGTAGGCGATTTTGCCATTCGCTATGGTTACCAGCGGTTCGAAACAGGCTTGATGGCGTTCACCATCGTCGTTATGATTATTTTCGTACAAACGATCCAGTTCACCGGAAGCACCATATCCCGCCGGATCGACAAGCGGTAA
- a CDS encoding MetQ/NlpA family ABC transporter substrate-binding protein, translating to MSRKNNMKTNLKLLTLFAVVMLLVAGCGGQKQATQETTTKEAASQKEVTLKVATLIPPMTDVLDIVKPLLKQDGVNLEIVVLSDNIQPNNALASHEVDANFFQHAPFMQQYNESNKSDLVAVKPIYNAIYGAYSKKYKNVKDLPEGATIAIANDPANTGRSLVMMEQNGLIKLKEGVGYNATQADIIENKKKFVFREVDLLMLARSLDDVDMAAMYPAYAKPLGLTPKKDALITEKDDTHFAINLVARKDNADSDAIQKLAKRMTGPEVRKFFEDNYKDSVVPAF from the coding sequence ATGAGTCGGAAAAACAACATGAAAACGAACTTGAAATTACTTACACTATTTGCAGTCGTTATGCTGCTGGTTGCCGGATGCGGTGGTCAAAAGCAGGCTACACAAGAAACAACAACTAAAGAAGCAGCTTCCCAAAAAGAAGTAACCTTGAAAGTAGCCACGCTAATCCCACCGATGACAGATGTGCTGGATATCGTGAAGCCACTGCTTAAACAGGACGGAGTCAATCTGGAAATCGTCGTGCTGTCAGACAATATCCAACCGAACAACGCATTGGCAAGCCACGAAGTGGATGCTAACTTCTTTCAGCATGCACCGTTTATGCAACAATATAATGAAAGCAACAAGTCTGATTTGGTAGCAGTAAAACCAATTTATAACGCCATTTATGGCGCGTACTCCAAAAAATACAAGAACGTTAAAGACCTGCCCGAAGGTGCGACGATTGCCATTGCCAATGATCCGGCCAATACGGGACGTTCTTTGGTAATGATGGAGCAAAACGGTTTGATCAAGCTTAAAGAAGGTGTAGGCTATAATGCTACACAGGCTGATATTATTGAGAATAAGAAAAAGTTTGTGTTTAGAGAAGTGGATTTGTTGATGCTGGCGCGGTCGCTGGATGATGTGGACATGGCTGCCATGTATCCCGCATATGCCAAGCCGCTCGGTCTGACACCGAAGAAGGACGCACTGATTACCGAAAAAGATGATACGCACTTTGCCATTAATTTGGTAGCGCGTAAGGATAATGCAGATTCTGATGCCATTCAAAAGCTGGCAAAACGAATGACCGGACCGGAAGTACGTAAATTTTTTGAGGACAATTACAAGGATAGCGTTGTTCCAGCATTTTAA